A genome region from Megalobrama amblycephala isolate DHTTF-2021 linkage group LG16, ASM1881202v1, whole genome shotgun sequence includes the following:
- the LOC125248698 gene encoding uncharacterized protein LOC125248698, giving the protein MKFTVFLSGLLLLFLLPDWTESVEDDTVDINTLGRIINFFEQNYKRVDSDGVERQYAAAINVPKHQCQQNFFPAQNNFLTQENAFNVKNAITDETNALYQGSELIAAGTRKVVISKKKQFNMHSESLLLNPADNSPMTKLLNKRKDSCSVFYTFDSPCVDTCLSATGSHSIIEALKNWKDHDGIKAFVFKDFWKFDTEKDLQTKFKQIVAHVPLFRCVSENQCYACKGEGNTAIDAHCLP; this is encoded by the exons ATG aaGTTCACTGTGTTTCTGAGTGGACTCCTGCTGCTCTTTCTGCTTCCCGACTGGACAGAAAGTGTTGAAGACGACACTGTGGACATCAATACTCTCGGCCGTATTATCAACTTCTTTGAGCAGAA CTATAAGAGAGTCGACAGTGATGGAGTTGAACGTCAGTACGCTGCAGCCATCAATGTGCCGAAGCATCAGTGTCAACAGAACTTCTTTCCTGCACAGAACAACTTCCTGACTCAGGAGAATGCTTTCAATGTGAAAAATGCAATTACTGATGAAACAAACGCACTTTACCAAGGTTCAGAGCTCATCGCTGCAGGAACTAGGAAGGTTGTAATTAGTAAAAAGAAGCAATTCAACATGCATTCAGAGTCTCTCCTGCTGAATCCTGCTGACAATTCACCTAtgaccaaacttttgaataaaaGAAAAGACAGCTGCTCTGTTTTCTACACATTTGATTCTCCCTGTGTTGACACGTGTCTGAGTGCTACAGGGAGTCACAGCATTATAGAGGCTCTGAAGAACTGGAAAGATCATGATGGTATTAAAGCTTTTGTCTTCAAGGATTTCTGGAAGTTTGACACAGAAAAAGATCTTCAGACTAAGTTTAAGCAGATTGTGGCTCATGTTCCTCTCTTCCGCTGTGTGAGTGAGAATCAGTGTTATGCTTGTAAAGGGGAAGGAAACACCGCCATAGATGCACACTGTTTGCCTTAA